AAAGATTGCCAGTGAAGTGATACTGAGATACTACAATTGTTATAGATGGAAAATTCAACGTTTGCTGAGATGGCAAAGTGGTATAGAAATATAAAGTACAGAAACCTTTGAATCTGATTAAGTATTGATTGTTCTATTTTTCCCCGCGTGTATTTGGGGGTTGCTGAATGCATTCCCATAACAACCAAGGCAAAAGCAGAACACATTTCGATTTCCTAGTGAAAACGCCATCTTATTTCGCCTTTTACAGCAAACATTTCGTTTTCATCGTGCCATTTATGCCGCATGTTTATCTAAAACGGCTTGCCAAAGTCGCCGAATCACGAACAATGACTAATGCCAACCGATTCATAAAAATGGCTAGTAGGTAGCAAGATCAATGCTGGATCGAAGAGAATTATAAATGGCGGCCGAGCAGCTGCCACCTTTTTCTGCAAAGTGCGCAAAAAAGTGAAGAAACCGCATGGACAAAGGCGAAAATTCTGGAATGCTAAAAACGCAAACACGCgcgccagcacacacacacatgcgtatgtacatataaaaacCACGCTGCTGAAGCCAGGTCATTTTGGAGGGTGATTCGTGCGGTGCGTGCGAAAGGGACAACCACAGTGTCGAGGGCCGCTTTGCGTGTGTTAGTTTTACCCgctcacaaacacacacgtgCCCGCACTTTGGATGCCGGTTGGCAACGTGTTTTAGCTAAGTATATTTTATAGAAACCCGCATAAAGTATAAACTTATGAATCTTAgttctatttttaaatattgtttatggTTGTCGGCTGTTTGGGTGTGAAACTAACATGTTTCTATAGAACAacgaaataattaattattccAGCACATGcacgcatgtgtgtgtttgagtggGGAAGCCGCACATTTTTTCGAAACTGGAATATTCCAACCGAAGTGCAATGGCACTCCAAATAAATGAGCAATTACAATGAGTAATTTGGACATTGATTTATtggaaacagaaaaaataaatcagtAAAACAATGTCAAGACCCCGCAACGGATGACGCAAGTTTTCTctcagacacacacacatatacacacagaCGAAAGGCGTCTGTGGCTGCAGTGTTAGTGTGAAGCGGCACATTTTCCAGTGGAATATTCCAGATAAGCGTAATCAAGCATTTAAGCGTCAATATGCAATTAGTCAGACTTTCCAAAGTTTCTAGAATGTTCATTTGCCTAATTACCCTTCCACTGCATATGAGAGGTACTCGTAAATGCACCTATGCAATTATGTATGTGAGTGTGCATTGAAGTGTTACTCACTGGGGGTCGAAAGTTCGAGAAACTTTGCCTACTATGCGGGTATTGATTAAATAGTAAAGGGCAACGAAAAACACGTGGTTGGCTTCTACATTCTTTTCCGGCAAATTAAATCAAGTTGAGCGCGCTTcttacaacaaaataaataagagaatGTAAATAAACGCTTACCTTGTGTGTTGTTTCTTAGAAAGTACTAAAATATAACCGTTTAATTGCTACTTCACTTTTAATCTGCCGCACCTTCGATCAAACTGGCTGGCGTTTTCTCTGAATTACACCCGTAAAAAATTTGGGAAAGCCTTTTATATACTAGCCCAAGTGTTACCAGACTTTGAAATGACTTTGGTGCTAATTTCCCATAAGTGCAACAGCAAAACCATTGTATATATGTTCACCCTAATAACTTTTCCACACAGACGTCTGGAAATATTGATGCAAAACGTTCCACCAAAACTGTAAAGTCCACTGTAAAGTGATTTCGGCCAAAAGAATTATCTCCAATTTTCAAATGTTGCTAATTTTAGTGAATACAGAATTTACTATTCCTAAGTTGATGAATATACTTGTAAAATCTAGGCGTTATCAATATGTTATTGATTGTTCATCGGACAGGATACTTAACAGCAAAGTTTAGATGCTTTCACTGTTCATATTAGCCTCGGTATTTTTTGGCGCTCTCGGAAAGGTTACTCTAAGTACAATTTGAGAGATAAGTTGATGTTTAGTTTAATAACTATTGGATTAGGGCTTCCAGTGACAACAGGTGATGCCGGGCAGCTAGGATGAGTGCACTTTTAAATGAAATCCAGCGCATCCTCGGGGACCTTCAATCGGGAAAGGCAGCCAGCCGTAACAAGGGCATCCAGCAGCTGGATGAAAAGCTCTCAAGCTGCCGAGAGGATTTTGATAAGTTGTTTCTTAGCAAAACTTCTGATCTATCCTGGACCACAATCTTTGATGCCTCGAAGGAGGCTCTTTTTAAGGTTCTTAGccttaatatttaaacaatcaGTTCGATCAATAAGGTTTGCCCTTATTACAGCAAGCTGCAAATCTTGAGGAGGCAAACGAGAAAGTATTCAAGACGCTGGCGGGAAAAAACTACCTGTACGATAATGTCCTCGAGAAGATCACACAGTTCAACTTGGAAGGTAACTCCCAAACACTTCAACTCGTTCTTAAAGCTAATATATGTTTTGCAGCGGGGAAACAGGCCGCCGGAAATGGACACTTTCTGGCTAAGACAAGCATCTTCGGTGCATTCGAGGATGGGATCAAGATGCGAGTGGTGGTCAAATACTTTGGTGACCGCATTCTGAGTCTACTAGAAAAGGGCATTTACTCATCGGACAGCTATGTGCGCGACCTGAAAATTAACGAATACAGCAGTAAGTGATTTCGTGGTCAAGAAGTGACTATTACTGTACCACTGCATTATAGGGATTCTGTCCTACCTTTTTGAACTGAATGTCGATATGGAGGAGGCTCTGCGAACCAGAATACTGAAATGCATCACAAAAACCGTCACTTTGGCCAAGGACCGGGTTCAGCTGCATGTGGATCTTGTGGCATATCTGCCGGAGCTCAGCAGCTTTGCGCTCTCCGCATTTGGAGCCAGAAAAACTGAGATTGTTCGCGTTTACTTGATATTTGCAGCAGAGGTAAGACTCTGAAGATATATTTAGATCATAATATATACTTTGCAACAATCTTCCAGCTCGCTGTCAACTACAACCACCAATTGAACGTTCACATGCAAGAGATTGTACCCAAACTATGCGAGTACCATGAGGAGGATGCCTTCCGGGACGACACCAGAAATCTGTTTTTTCAATGCGTTTCAAAGTCGCTCCATTCAATGTACCTTAAAATGGATAAGTCTGACTTTAATACTCTTGGTGTGCCGGTTCATGAGAAGTGGCCGCAAACTCTACTGCGGCTCAAAACTATTGTCCATGTAGAAATCCGTAAGAATTCCTGGGCTCGCTGTAAGAATGCACAACTGAGCAATAACAAATTCTCCGACCCCTTCATCAAGATGTCTGCCCTGGTTATGTATATAGTGAGCTGCATGAGCTAGTAATATTAATTATAGTtcacttaaaatatatatatttatttgcaggTGCTGTGGCACTTGGAGACGAAAAAGATTGATGAAAATGGAGAAGGGGATGCGCCGAAAAAAATCCCGAAACTTGCTGATAAAATGGAAACTATATTTACCCTGATcgacaaaaaggaaaacaccTTTAATGACGTGTGGCTTGCGATCTTCACTGAGATACTTCAGCTGAGCAGCGTGATCCTAAATGTGGCCAACTACCAGATGGCGCTAACCACCGTGGCGGAAATAATGCAAATGTACGGCAATGCGAGAAATCTCCGGAGTCTTAGGTTATGCCTGGCTATTCTTTTGACCAAAGAACAGGAGCTTTTGCAGTCGAAATCTATTCGGGAAGATTATCTGGGCGATCTTTGGAGTCAGATGGCAAACCAGCTCATTTCAGAGACGACCATAAACAGTGACGAGATCAAGGAAAAGCAATTGGTGCTGCAGATGCTGATCAGACACAATAAACTGAATCAAAAGATGTCCAGCACGCTGCTTAACAATATAATCTCAACTGAGATGTTAAAACGCAACGAGTGCTTAGAGACAATTCGCGAGATCTTTATTCATGCTGAGAAATTTGGTCAGGACAAAGCGTCCGCTGATTTAGAACCTATCATAGCTTGGGCCTACGGTAGTGCGGATAGATTCATCGCCGCCCAGATGATACACAATATTGAGAGTATTGATGCTCAGCTACAGGCTGATACTTTTGCAATCAGCATTATAAACTTTTTGGATGTGCAGCAATTGCAGCAGATCTCTCGACGAGAGCATATCCTGGCTCCCACCGAACGCAATCTTTTGGCCTATAAATACAACGAGCAGCTTATTTGCTTTGACAAGGACTACGCCATTCCGTTTGAGTCAATCACTCAAGTTCAGAGCGAAATTAAGAATTGTTTGATTCAATCCAATTATGAATGCCTAATGCGGGGCCTCAACTTTGAGATCGCAAAGGAGAACAACCCCGCAGCAATACTAAAAAACCTGAATAGTCTATTGAAGTTGATCTGTACACTAGAAAGGCTTTTGCATTACAAGGTTTTCGATGCAGATACCTTCACTGGTTGCCCTCTGATAAAAAGAATTGGCCTATATCTCAGCCACATTGAGGTGGGTGCAAAATGGATAACATTTTAGAACCTCGTCTTTTAATGCCCAATTCAGTTCCAGCTCAAGGCGAACGGCTCTGAGATACTAGATAAGAGCGATTTACCGGAGATTTTACGCCTAGAAATCTATGTACTTGATGTATTTAGGACGAATTCAGTCTTGCGTAATTATTTGGAGAGGCAACCCATAGAAATGTTGGTGGAATTTGTTGGCGCTGCCCTTAAGTTGCATTGTAATGaagttttgtattattttatggCTTTAATAATTGAagacttaaatattttagccaTGCAGAGGGAGCGATTTGTGGATGCTGATCATGGAACGATAACGCGTCTGTGCCTTAATATTTTGGCTGGCCTTTGTGCGTACAGTTCGCACCGGGATGAAGCATTCGAGCACATAGCAAAGGTAACGATACGTTGGCATCCACAGGATGTGCTTATTGTGACCAAGGTAAGAGTGATGTCGTAACCAAAACAGAAGTAATTTGAAGAACTCTTTAAGATGCTATGCAGCTGCCAAACCATTTCTGAAGCATCTAGCACTTGGCTAGTGAGCAAATTGAAGAGCCTTTTTCAGCACCATCACCAGGATGCGGAAATGATGGATAAAGTGGTTCAACAAATGCCCAGTGAGCTGATATAAAATCAAACAAGTGACACaatacaattaattaattttattccaGCGATTTTTCACTTCGTATGGAATAAAGAAAATCATTTGGACGACATGCTCATGGCCCTTAACTCCCTTTTAAGGATTGCTATTAAGAAGTCCTACACATCACATTTAACAGCGAAAATTGTGCGTTGCGTGGGATTGATTGCTCAGCGGTGTCCGGACATTTACCTTCTCGAGAACTTTGCTGTGATATGCAAGTCCACTGCGAAATTCATCACCATGCCCACTTTGGAAGTCCGCTTTGCCACACTCTTTACATTCACTATTCTACTCGAATCTAATTGCGTCACCAGCGATGCCATCGGTCATTCTCAGACACACTGGGATTTCTGCCAGGAGCTGTACGAGAGCATTGAGTTTAAGAAACTGACGGTCGGTAATTGCAAGTCCTGATGCCTAGCTACACATTAATTTCTATTTGATATTTAGTACAACAACGAGGATGCCATTCAAAACAGCAATGCGTTAATCGTACAAATGCTCATTGCCATATTTCTGCGCAGCTCATTCCACCAAGAGATAGCACTAAAGGAGCTGCTGTATCACTGTGCCCTGCGCAGGCTAACTGAAAGTGAGTAAGCTCCGTAATACTAGTTTCAGTTACGCGATTACATCCGATTCCAGGGGAGTTTATTTCTCTGCAGAGTATGGCTTCCTGTCATGGACAAACAGTACGTGATCTTATCCGACCATTTTCGGGCGTTCTTCTTCACCACTGGAGCTCCAAGCGCTGGCCCATTTCCAAGTAAGATAATTTAAGAAGTCCAAAGAATGTTGGATTTACATCTCACTCTTTATAAGGTTTCCCTATTTTTTGTGTTACCCAACGAAGAGTGAATTTCGCAAAGCCCATGCTAGTGAAATCATGGCTTATACCTTTCTATATGGGAAAACAGAGGATATAGAACGATGCAGTACATCCATCAGCGAGGAGGTAAATCCGAAAGAAGTTTGTTTATAACTAAATAACAAGTTTTATACCTTAGCTGGCCCTTCCGATAGTGGCTGCATTTTTACTGATCAAAAACAGCTTGTGCAGCGAAAGCGAAGGCCAGAACTTTAAGGAACATCTCCAGATATTGTCGGAAAACCTCAGTTACTCTCAACTGAATGCCACAGATGTAGATCTTGATGTGGATATCCTGTGTTATGTGATAAGCTTGCTGCACGATCCGCAGGAAATGCTGAGATTGTTTGGTTCCTTTGCGCCGTGCAACAGAACACCCAGCTGGTATAGTCTGACTGGAGAGTCGCTTTTCAGGTGTCTTAACTTTCACATTGTAGGTATCTGGTTAGCCATTTCGGATGTGTCGTCTAACTCTTGTTCATTTAGGACCCTGAAATGAGGACTTCGGTGGACAGTCGGATCCAATCTATGAGCACACTTCAAACCAAACATTCTCGTGTGTTGGTCGATGTTTTTGGACGCTTAAAGACCAACTGCTATTCAGCCTCTTTTTCTAGTCAGGCGTTGCATGAGTTTTTCCTGTATTGTGAAGTTGCAGATGCTGTCTATGATGCggccaaaaaaaatgaaaccaTAGTTACCCAGTGCTCCTTCTTTGTTCGCGacatttggttttttgtggtTCGGTTTTTGATCCATAGTAAGTTGAATAAAAATGCAGAGAAACTTAAGCATTACCTAACGCAGTCTTATTTCAGCCAAGTTCATTCGCGTCAAAATGGCTGCTCTGACATTTCTAGAACTTTTGCTAAGCAAATCCAGCTTCAGCTTGGATGATTTCCAAAACCATTTCGGCGATATAGCTAAGCTGTTAAGCAATTTTCGACTTACCTGCGAAGCGAAAGAAGTTAGAGAAAAGACCATATCAATCGTAATGCAAATTTTGCAATCAAAGAAAGACCAGATCAACCTAAATTCCTTTTTGGAAGAGACCACGGACTGTGAGTTTCTTAAACCTCTGCGAGAGGATTGCAAGTCCGGTCAACCCAATATGGACAGGGCTGATGTCGCCAACTATTTGCGCTCATTTCTGTTAAGTCCAACGCCAGAGAGATTGCGCGATCTGAGAACATATgtaagtttaatttttaagttaatattttgaaaactataaaaaaattaaaaaattttttacagATTGCCGAGCACAAGGACAAAGTGCAAGAGCATGAAAAACTGTTGTTTGGGGTAATTAACAAGCTCATTCAGATGACACGGGACGCGCATAGTAAGACAATCAGCATTGATTCCCTAAAGTGCTTGGCTCAAATTGGACCGCTGAAAATATCCACAGTTTCGTACTATTTTCAGACCGATTTTGAATCGCTTGAAAAGGTAAGTTAACAACTTCACGATCGCCACTTTTACATTGTCTCCTTTTAATGCAGTCAAATGCTGAGCCCATGGAAGACTTCCTTGGAGTTGTCTGCCAGATTTTGGATACATCCTTATTCCAATTCGATCCCAAAACTCACGAGGGTCTTGTGTCCGTAGCCATTCAGGTGGTTAATAGTAAGCCAGGATCTAATATTATGGGTAATTAGATTTAAATTGCAATCATATACAGATAATTTTGCGATATGTTTAATTCATAGCACACTATAAAAATCTAAGAATCTTCGTTGACAAGTCAACTACATCGACTTTTCTGCACTCTAATAAACAAATTCGTCGCATCGATTGGCTATCAACACTTAAAGCAACGAAAAGCCTAAACTACGAGCCTTGGATGTGCGCCTTTGTCTCAAAAGTGTTTCAAGTGTGTGGGTGGCTAGGATTCGATAAACTGGCCGCCACTTCTTTCGTGTTTGCCAAGACCTGCCTGCTaccttttattaaattactaCTGCAAAACAGCCTAGATCACGTGGAGAGTCTGTCCCAGATGCTGGATTACTTTTTCGAAGGTTTTAATAGTGCGACGGCACCGAACTCCCAGGAAATCTTTCGCAATAAAAGAGCCATTAAGAAGTTTCTGCATATTTGCGAGTACATACGAATCTTTAATAATTGGTAATTCATATTCATTTAGATTATATACGTGTTTAACTTTTTGTACTTTCCTTATAACAGGACCATCCCCATTAATCTGAGCAACGTGGTTATGGCTAGCAATCACTGTCAGGCCTATTTCCTAAGCATAATGTACCTAGAGCTTTGGGCCTGCGCAGAGAGCTCTAAGAGCAAAGCCAATTTCTTGGACAACGAATGCTTTCAAGACTGCGCAAAAAAGGTAAGAAACACCTATGGCTAAATATTATCTAAGTCAAGGATGCGTTCATTGCAGGCATATGAATCTATTGGATGCTTAGATGCCATTCCGGGCTTTGTCAATCCCATGCGCTCCCGTTTAGATTTCCTTGGCCGAGGGAGCAATTTATCTACCATTTTGTTGGAGTCGGACCACTTGGACAGGGCCAGTGGTCAACTCTGCATAGACATAATGAAGGGCAATGGTTTGTGGTCTTTTGCCAAACTCCAGCAGCACCAGAACATTGAACCCGACTACGAAATATTTTGGCGCCTTGGGCAGTGGGATTCGCTAACAGACGCAAAGCATCAGCAAAATCAGACGACTGTTAGAACATCACTTAATCTGGAGCAAGAGTTCAAGCGGCATCACTTCGTTGCCCTCAGAAGTATCGGCCAGCGGGAGGAAGAGAACAGCTTGTCGGCCATCGAAATGGCCTATAGCTGTGTGCGCGACATTCTGATGGAGATCAGCGTGGAGTGCCTGCAAAGTGTGTACAAATACCTGACATGGCTGTGCTCTCTTCAACAAGCTGAGGAGTTTTGCCAGGTGATGGTGTCCTGGGAATTCGGCAATGTACTTTACTGATTGGGCTTTTCTCACACTTCAGATCCAATTTGGCTCTCAACTGGATCCTGCTTTGACGAccaagatttttaaaaaatggcaaacggaATTGGAACTTAAGTACGGAAATTTTTCTTGTAAGGAATACGTGATTGCACATCAGATTGCATTGCTGAAGCTGGCGGGAACAAGGGCTAGTCGCAGAATGAGCGAGTTCTATCAAAAGGATCCCATTAGCACGTACCTAATGAAGGGAATTGAGGAGTGCAAAGGCGCTGGCAAGTTTAATCTGGCAGCCAAGTACACAGCTACTTTGCGGGAGCTTCCTAATATTAGGGAGTCCACCAAGGTTacttaattatatataaatttatatccATTCTACATATGTGATTAATTGCATACTATTATAGATAAGCGTTCTACTGGAAGATGCCGAAATCAATCTGAAGATGGGCAATCAACAAATTGCCAAAGCCATTTTGGACTATGTGACCAACAATAATGAGTTTGTGTACTGCGTCCAACGAGTTCCTGCACTCCGGATGCAAGGCGAGTTCCTCTTAGACTGCAATGCTGAGACTTTGAGTTGGGTCCAGTCTCACAACTTCAATAATTCGCTTAAGCTGATTGATGATTTTGTGCTGCACCGCCAGACGCTGAGCGAAAAGTATCGGGACATCTTCGATTGGCATCAGCTTGATGCCTTCGCCAGTAAGCACCGAACGGCTGCATATGCAACGATTGCAAAGTATGCTGATCGGGAGTACCAGCAACTACACGACTACCGGCATTCGCAGGAGTATCAAACGCTGCTAGATATCATCGAACAGAACCGCCAGACGGCGGAAAAGGTGACACAGCGCGAGAACCAAGATCGGCGCATTATCTCCGTGCAGATGAAACGTTACGCTAGTTTGGATGAGCGGCAGCTAAATCAGATTGAAGAGAAACTGACAGAGTACCTGTGCCTGGCGTTGCGCAACTATATGGCGTACTGTCGACTGGATAGCAGCTTTTCCAGTGCTGCCATCTATCGCATCATCTCGCTATGGTTCACCAACGCCACCAGTAAACAGTGCGAGGAGTGCATCAAGGAGGAGATCCTTACAGTGCCCAGTTACAAATTCATCTGTGCCGCCAACCAACTAACCGCGCGCCTTAACTCCAAAAACACAAGCCTGCTCAAGGGGCTGACAGACCTTCTGGTTCAATGTGGCACAGATCATCCGTATCATACATTTTACCAGCTGTATCCGCTTGTGTTTGCCCACCTGGATGGCGAGAACAGCAATACAGAGCGATCAGGAATTGCACGTAAGATTATTGCTATGATATGCGAAAAGAATGCCACAGCGGGGGAATGCTGCAAGCAGCTGGAATCGCTGCTGCCAGGTAAACGAATCGGTCATACATTGTTTTTCATCACTTGGCTAAGACGAGTTCTTGCACAGCACTCATAACTTTTGCCAACGAGGGAAAGACAGACGATAACAGGCCAGTGTCGGATTCCGTCCGCAACAAGCAGTTTGACAAGGTGAGGCGTTGGCGAAATCTCAATGCCGTACATTGCCCGACCCTCGAGTTGCCTGTTAAGCCCAGCAAGGAGTACAATATAATAAGTAGGTCTAGAAACCGAATACTGATAGTTAAGCCTTAAATAACGAAATCTCACTTCACTCAGGCGTCGTCAAGTGGAACAACGAGACTACACAGTGTGGAGGGTTAAATGCGCCTGTTAAAATTATGTGCGTATGCTCTGATGGTAAAATTCGCGCGCAACTGGTCAAGGGAAAGGATGATCTAAGGCAGGATGCCGTGATGCAGCAGGTTTTCGGCATCGTCAACGATTTGCTCAACCAGGATTCCGAATTTATCGAGCGTAA
This genomic stretch from Drosophila yakuba strain Tai18E2 chromosome 3R, Prin_Dyak_Tai18E2_2.1, whole genome shotgun sequence harbors:
- the LOC6537222 gene encoding serine/threonine-protein kinase ATM isoform X3, which translates into the protein MAALTFLELLLSKSSFSLDDFQNHFGDIAKLLSNFRLTCEAKEVREKTISIVMQILQSKKDQINLNSFLEETTDCEFLKPLREDCKSGQPNMDRADVANYLRSFLLSPTPERLRDLRTYIAEHKDKVQEHEKLLFGVINKLIQMTRDAHSKTISIDSLKCLAQIGPLKISTVSYYFQTDFESLEKSNAEPMEDFLGVVCQILDTSLFQFDPKTHEGLVSVAIQVVNSKPGSNIMAHYKNLRIFVDKSTTSTFLHSNKQIRRIDWLSTLKATKSLNYEPWMCAFVSKVFQVCGWLGFDKLAATSFVFAKTCLLPFIKLLLQNSLDHVESLSQMLDYFFEGFNSATAPNSQEIFRNKRAIKKFLHICEYIRIFNNWTIPINLSNVVMASNHCQAYFLSIMYLELWACAESSKSKANFLDNECFQDCAKKAYESIGCLDAIPGFVNPMRSRLDFLGRGSNLSTILLESDHLDRASGQLCIDIMKGNGLWSFAKLQQHQNIEPDYEIFWRLGQWDSLTDAKHQQNQTTVRTSLNLEQEFKRHHFVALRSIGQREEENSLSAIEMAYSCVRDILMEISVECLQSVYKYLTWLCSLQQAEEFCQIQFGSQLDPALTTKIFKKWQTELELKYGNFSCKEYVIAHQIALLKLAGTRASRRMSEFYQKDPISTYLMKGIEECKGAGKFNLAAKYTATLRELPNIRESTKISVLLEDAEINLKMGNQQIAKAILDYVTNNNEFVYCVQRVPALRMQGEFLLDCNAETLSWVQSHNFNNSLKLIDDFVLHRQTLSEKYRDIFDWHQLDAFASKHRTAAYATIAKYADREYQQLHDYRHSQEYQTLLDIIEQNRQTAEKVTQRENQDRRIISVQMKRYASLDERQLNQIEEKLTEYLCLALRNYMAYCRLDSSFSSAAIYRIISLWFTNATSKQCEECIKEEILTVPSYKFICAANQLTARLNSKNTSLLKGLTDLLVQCGTDHPYHTFYQLYPLVFAHLDGENSNTERSGIARKIIAMICEKNATAGECCKQLESLLPALITFANEGKTDDNRPVSDSVRNKQFDKVRRWRNLNAVHCPTLELPVKPSKEYNIISVVKWNNETTQCGGLNAPVKIMCVCSDGKIRAQLVKGKDDLRQDAVMQQVFGIVNDLLNQDSEFIERKLKLRTYKVTPLSMRSGILEWCTNSVPVGHYLVVEGKGGAHARYRPNDWNNNKCRKLSSDHLKFAKEARYAIYKRICENIKPVFHYFLLEKFPIPGVWFERRLAYTNSVATTSMVGYVLGLGDRHTQNILIDQQTAEVIHIDFGIAFEQGKIQTTPETVPFRLTRDFVAPMGICGTKGVFAKSCEATMHILRRYKSVFTTILEVLLYDPLFIWGVLKKKQSSHSSQQSGEESVNLVAQRALLLVQNKLDGREAGTLGDSNVEAQVERLINEATLPSNLCMLFPGWDPHL